TTGCAAAAGAGATTCTCCGATGTTATCTTCCAATGTGCCACTAGACTTTCATGTTTTTCCGTTCTCATTAGCTTTTTCTTATGCTTTTGACGGATCACTGACTTGGCTCATTAGAAGTCGAATGAAAACTCTGAGTATAATCAAACGGAACAGATTGCTCTCTTCTTTGGCGGCTCACTCTTTCAATTTTGCTGCAGTATCTGGGATGTAATCTGAAGTCTAGTGAATATTGCGAAATCACAGACCAAATTGCTCATGGCGTTTTGCTAACATATGGTTCAGTACAACAAGTTAGAAATCGGGGCCTTATTCGACCATCTTCGTTCTTAGGACATATCTTAATTGTTACTTGAGAAATTATAGTATGCGCAATCCTAAATTTTCGAATTTGCGAATGTACATGGATGCATTGCATGTGAAATACTCAACATAACCTATTAATCACTACAACTAACACCATTTTCTCATGTTCAGCCAACAAAAGCaaaccaaaagaagagaaaatctgAGATGCGATCACATATTTTTGGGCTTGGCAGTAGAGAAGGGTTGAACATGGCAAGTCTTATGATCACCACAGAACCTGGGCTTCATGCGCCAAAGGAAGAGATTCTCCATTCCACACCCTTTCTGAGCTCCACTAGCTTGTGTTGCTGCTGCCGATCTCCTTGATGCTACCACTTCTTGTTCTTTGTACCTACATGATGAGCTCACCTGCCTCTTGCAACAATTCAAGTCCCTGGTCTCGTCCTCGCTATAAAAAGGATGATGATGGTAACTAGTAAGGGCTGAAGACGCCGCCGCCAGCGCCAAGGCACTGGCATCTGGGAGGAACCGGTTGATCATGAAGTTGGGCGACGCGTCCTTGCCGCACGACTCTGCAATCTTCAACTTGAGCTGGTCGATGTTATCGTCAGGTGCGTGGACCGATCTCTCAGCTCTCTCGAGGATATCTATTGCCTCCGACAGTGAGAACACATCCACCGCATTAGAAAACATATCCTCTTCATTATTTAACGAAGAAACATCACCACTGCCGTCGGTGATATATCCTTTCGGTTTTTCAACCATTTGTGGCGGAGGACGAAGGCGAGGCGTGTCCGCCTCCTTGGGCGAGCTGCCGCCCATCACTTCGTCGGCGCTCTTCTTGGGCTTGCCCGGAGCTTGCTCCCATGAGAACGGGATGCCATCACTGACCCCTCTTCTTGACGACGCCCTGCGGATGCAACAAGATGACTGCGGAGGGCGCCTGGTGGATAGAATTGGGGCATTGAGGTCGAGTGCTGTCGGACGATATTTCTCGCTATTCATTGCTTTTTGTGTGTTTCATTAGCCCTTTCCATTGGCATTGCAGATATTATCACGTTCCTTTGTATGGgcgaaagaagagaaattcagaTCTACAGTACTTCACCGGTAGGACCGACATCagagaaggcaaaaaaaaaaaaaaaaaaacgaaaggtGCAAGGGTGATATTAAATGTAAGTTGGAGGGAACCTGTGATGATGCagttggaaagaaaaggtaCGAGCAAACGCTAACCCGTGCAGTTCTTTATTAGGGTCCCTCGCTTTTCCTAAGCACCGATATTTCAAACGCCTGAAGAACCAGTCGCAATCGATTTTAGTTTTTCGAGCATTACGTCGTGCTCGGCAATCGGAAAATATTCATCGGATCAAAAAAGCATTTCGTAGAAAAGAGTGGACATGATCATGTCTTAAAAATCTCTATGCTTGTGATGGACATGGTATATCTATTGCTCCAATGAATGGAGAGATCATCGTTTGATCTCTCTCGCTTGAATTGTAATTTGCTTTTTTCCATCCACTTAAATGTTAAATCTTAAACTAGTAAGGTAGTAAGAGTTTCCATCACCCACCTTTttggagaattaccaaaaatgtcctaaacttattccaattgtgccaatttaattctaaacattatttttttgccaatttagtcctaaacatttttacaattatgccagattagtccatccagccaaaattggcttgCCAGTGCTGACGTGGACACCAGCCATCCAAAGCAGAATAAAAGCTGACATagtgattttttaatatttttaattttttttttcgaatatttcaatattttttgaatttttaaattctttttctttttcttttttcaccttctccttcctctggccAGCCAGAGGCAAGGGCTGGTGAGGCTGACCTTGCTGGCCGACCTCACCATCActaggcgaggcctcgccaTTGCTAGACAAGGCcccgccaaatctggcgaggctcgacctcacccagccaaggcgacGGTCGACCTCGCTGATGGCCGGCAAGGCTGCCGTCGCCAGATCtgcaaggcttgacctcgcccagcctcgccttagatttggcaagggtcaaCCTTGCCAATGCCAACGAGCTCGGCTCTCGCCAAATACGCGGGGCCTCGCCCAACGACGACAAGGCCGGCCTCACCATTAGCCAACGAGGGCGGCTCACCATTGGCCAGTAAGGTTGGCCTCGctggccaaaggaaggagaaggtgaaaaaaaaaaaaaaaaaaagaaaagaagaattaaaaaattcaaagcatatttaaaaattcaaaaaaattgccatgtcggCTTT
The sequence above is drawn from the Eucalyptus grandis isolate ANBG69807.140 chromosome 11, ASM1654582v1, whole genome shotgun sequence genome and encodes:
- the LOC104424313 gene encoding uncharacterized protein LOC104424313 — translated: MNSEKYRPTALDLNAPILSTRRPPQSSCCIRRASSRRGVSDGIPFSWEQAPGKPKKSADEVMGGSSPKEADTPRLRPPPQMVEKPKGYITDGSGDVSSLNNEEDMFSNAVDVFSLSEAIDILERAERSVHAPDDNIDQLKLKIAESCGKDASPNFMINRFLPDASALALAAASSALTSYHHHPFYSEDETRDLNCCKRQVSSSCRYKEQEVVASRRSAAATQASGAQKGCGMENLFLWRMKPRFCGDHKTCHVQPFSTAKPKNM